In Streptomyces sp. ML-6, the sequence CGTCAGCACCTGGCACGAACGTGTCGGGCTCCCGCCACGCGGTCACCACCCGACGAACCCCAGCGTCGATGAGCAACTGGGCGCAGGGGCGGGGACGGGATGCGCGTCGCGCGCACGGCTCGAGGCTGGAGTACACCGTTGCCCCGATCAGTCGCGGATCTCCGGCAGCCTTGGCAAGCGCCGCCTCTTCGGCGTGCACGTGCGGGTCGCCACCCTCACGGGAGTAGCCACGGGACACCTCCACGCCCTCGGCGTCGACGATGACGGCGCCCACGGAGAATGCC encodes:
- a CDS encoding deaminase codes for the protein AFSVGAVIVDAEGVEVSRGYSREGGDPHVHAEEAALAKAAGDPRLIGATVYSSLEPCARRASRPRPCAQLLIDAGVRRVVTAWREPDTFVPGADGTEILEAAGVTVTELPEFKRAAMAPNQHLL